The following are encoded together in the Zingiber officinale cultivar Zhangliang chromosome 8A, Zo_v1.1, whole genome shotgun sequence genome:
- the LOC122010333 gene encoding FCS-Like Zinc finger 5-like has protein sequence MLLGKRPRPPIEPKTSSMEFPDGGILFDVETHQALDQDESIAGQALDPRWVAVEIARRSAAGGVADWCSARLVAPMLSPRGGVQRRNPEELSGDHLGTASFLRACGLCHRRLGPGRDAFMYRGEIAFCSLECRQQHMNMDVPSAAQEP, from the exons ATGTTGCTGGGGAAGCGGCCGAGGCCTCCGATAGAGCCGAAGACCAGCTCGATGGAGTTCCCAGACGGCGGCATCCTCTTCGACGTCGAGACCCACCAGGCGCTGGATCAGGACGAATCGATCGCGGGCCAGGCTCTCGATCCGCGGTGGGTCGCGGTGGAGATTGCTCGGAGGTCGGCCGCTGGCGGCGTGGCGGACTGGTGCTCGGCTAGGTTGGTGGCACCCATGCTTTCGCCCCGCGGCGGCGTGCAGAGGAGGAACCCCGAGGAGCTGTCCGGGGACCACCTCGGGACGGCGTCCTTCTTGAGGGCCTGCGGGCTCTGCCATAGACGCCTCGGACCCGGACGCGATGCGTTCATGTACAG GGGTGAGATTGCCTTTTGCAGCCTGGAATGCCGCCAGCAGCACATGAACATGGATGTGCCGTCAGCAGCACAGGAACCATGA